From a single Nothobranchius furzeri strain GRZ-AD chromosome 9, NfurGRZ-RIMD1, whole genome shotgun sequence genomic region:
- the LOC107381482 gene encoding tetraspanin-18B produces the protein MEGDCLSCMKYLMFIFNFFIFLGGSFLLGVGAWVLVDPTGFREIVAVNPLLFMGVYVILAMGAMLFLLGFLGCCGAIRENKCLLLFFFMLILFIFLAELAAAILAFLFREHLTREYFSRELKRHYQGRNNTDVFTSTWNVIMTTFDCCGVSGPEDFDESLFRLLNPNKMVPETCCQWNSYLGDAGVEQCMSSSAAFQHNKGCYSAMVEYFEAYIYSAGALAIVVLAVELFAMVFAMCLFRGIQ, from the exons ATGGAGGGTGACTGCCTTAGCTGTATGAAGTATCTGATGTTTATCTTCAACTTCTTCATCTTT CTCGGGGGCTCCTTCCTGCTGGGTGTGGGCGCGTGGGTTCTGGTGGACCCGACGGGCTTCAGGGAGATCGTAGCAGTTAACCCTCTGCTGTTCATGGGGGTCTACGTCATCCTGGCCATGGGGGCCATGCTGTTTCTGCTGGGATTCCTAGGATGCTGTGGAGCCATCCGGGAGAACAaatgtcttcttctgttt TTCTTCATGCTGATCCTCTTCATCTTCCTGGCGGAGCTGGCTGCTGCCATCTTGGCATTCCTCTTCAGGGAGCAT TTAACCAGAGAGTATTTCTCCAGAGAGCTGAAACGTCACTACCAAGGTCGGAACAACACGGATGTCTTCACGTCTACGTGGAACGTCATCATGACGACG TTCGACTGCTGTGGCGTGAGCGGACCCGAGGACTTTGATGAGAGCCTCTTCAGGCTCCTCAACCCAAACAAGATGGTTCCGGAGACCTGCTGCCAGTGGAACAGTTACCTTGGAGACGCAGGTGTGGAGCAGTGCATGAGTAGCAGCGCAGCGTTCCAACACAACAAG ggCTGCTACTCAGCCATGGTGGAATACTTTGAGGCATACATCTACTCAGCCGGAGCTCTGGCCATCGTAGTTCTTGCTGTCGAA CTCTTCGCCATGGTGTTTGCGATGTGTTTATTCAGAGGCATCCAGTAA